The proteins below come from a single Streptomyces sp. MRC013 genomic window:
- a CDS encoding NUDIX domain-containing protein yields the protein MAVRRSAGLLVFRTSGGRLEVLVAHMGGPYWAARDAGAWTVPKGEYAQGETALAAARREFTEELGLPVPDGEPVPLGEARQAGGKVVTVWAVEGDLDPELVVPGTFTMEWPRGSGVVRTFPEVDRVEWCAPREAVERLVAGQRVFVERLVEHVRGRGSG from the coding sequence ATGGCGGTGAGGCGCAGCGCGGGGCTGCTGGTGTTCCGTACGTCCGGCGGCCGGCTGGAGGTTCTCGTCGCGCACATGGGCGGCCCCTACTGGGCGGCACGGGACGCGGGGGCGTGGACGGTGCCGAAGGGCGAGTACGCGCAAGGCGAGACGGCGCTGGCGGCGGCCCGCCGCGAGTTCACCGAGGAGCTGGGGCTGCCCGTGCCGGACGGCGAGCCCGTGCCGCTCGGGGAGGCGCGGCAGGCGGGCGGCAAGGTGGTCACGGTGTGGGCCGTGGAGGGCGACCTGGATCCGGAGCTGGTGGTGCCCGGGACGTTCACCATGGAGTGGCCCCGCGGATCGGGCGTGGTGCGGACGTTCCCGGAGGTGGACCGGGTCGAGTGGTGCGCGCCGCGGGAGGCCGTCGAACGGCTGGTGGCCGGCCAGCGGGTGTTCGTGGAGCGGCTGGTGGAGCACGTACGGGGACGGGGCTCGGGCTGA
- a CDS encoding SRPBCC family protein, producing the protein MTEYERSLTMPAPPEQVYDQAADVGRLEEWLPGDLHVHAGELPAVTVHEDRTDEDTPALLKPRKEQMRLEWGTRGEGSYAGWLQVAGIDSGASEVTVHLSFFDEAHDPGERHVTEALERSLRRLEEQVRLRVDTSNG; encoded by the coding sequence ATGACCGAATACGAACGCTCCCTGACGATGCCCGCCCCGCCCGAGCAGGTCTACGACCAGGCGGCCGACGTCGGCCGCCTGGAGGAGTGGCTGCCCGGCGACCTCCACGTCCACGCGGGCGAACTGCCCGCCGTGACCGTCCACGAGGACCGCACCGACGAGGACACCCCGGCGCTGCTGAAACCCCGCAAGGAGCAGATGCGCCTGGAGTGGGGGACCCGCGGGGAGGGCTCCTACGCCGGCTGGCTCCAGGTCGCCGGCATCGACTCCGGGGCCAGCGAGGTCACCGTCCACCTCTCCTTCTTCGACGAGGCCCACGACCCCGGCGAGCGGCACGTCACCGAGGCGCTGGAGCGGAGCCTGCGCCGCCTGGAGGAACAGGTGCGCCTCCGCGTCGACACCTCGAACGGCTGA
- a CDS encoding cold shock domain-containing protein gives MLMLGKILRFDEVRGYGFIVPREGGEDVFMHANDLVDDKYLYQAGREVEFYLEMGDKGPKASEIRLVDRPAARRAPAPGDPDDPDDDTLDVLTAAEFRTGLTEALIEADGTLTAAQLKRVRARVLEFARDHGWVEG, from the coding sequence GTGCTGATGCTGGGGAAGATCCTGCGGTTCGACGAGGTGCGGGGCTACGGCTTCATCGTGCCGCGCGAGGGCGGCGAGGACGTCTTCATGCACGCGAACGACCTGGTGGACGACAAGTACCTCTACCAGGCGGGACGCGAGGTGGAGTTCTACCTGGAGATGGGCGACAAGGGGCCCAAGGCGTCGGAGATCCGCCTCGTGGACCGCCCCGCCGCCCGCCGCGCGCCCGCCCCCGGCGACCCGGACGACCCCGACGACGACACCCTGGACGTCCTCACCGCCGCCGAGTTCCGGACCGGGCTGACCGAGGCCCTCATCGAGGCGGACGGCACCCTGACGGCCGCCCAGCTCAAACGGGTCCGCGCCCGTGTCCTGGAGTTCGCCCGCGACCACGGCTGGGTCGAGGGGTAG
- a CDS encoding nucleotidyltransferase family protein — MNNQVDEAARLAVAPVPGEPADGPPLPPDRTQAILEATKQVAGILKAGGHRFALAGSVAAYAHGVPASLQHDTDFAVLREDAEAVTRELQNAGIRVRQPPEDWLIKATCRGEEIDLIFELARRPVTLELLGRAQILPVDSVHMPVLAPTDLMGSQLAAFSEHHCDFGAVLPLARVLRERIDWDLLRRENEGAPMPEAFLFLLERLNVIEPREATP; from the coding sequence GTGAACAACCAGGTTGACGAGGCCGCCCGGCTCGCCGTGGCCCCGGTGCCCGGCGAGCCGGCGGACGGACCGCCGCTGCCGCCGGACCGCACGCAGGCCATCCTGGAGGCCACCAAGCAGGTGGCCGGCATCCTGAAGGCCGGCGGGCACCGGTTCGCCCTGGCCGGCAGCGTGGCCGCGTACGCCCACGGTGTGCCGGCCAGCCTCCAGCACGACACCGACTTCGCGGTACTGCGGGAGGACGCGGAGGCCGTCACGCGCGAACTGCAGAACGCGGGCATCCGGGTCCGTCAGCCTCCCGAGGACTGGCTGATCAAGGCCACCTGCCGGGGCGAGGAGATCGACCTCATCTTCGAGCTGGCCCGCCGGCCGGTCACCCTGGAACTGCTGGGGCGGGCGCAGATCCTGCCGGTCGACTCGGTGCACATGCCCGTCCTGGCGCCGACGGACCTCATGGGCAGCCAGCTGGCGGCGTTCTCCGAGCACCACTGCGACTTCGGCGCCGTGCTGCCGCTGGCGCGGGTGCTGCGGGAGAGGATCGACTGGGACCTGTTGCGGCGGGAGAACGAGGGCGCCCCGATGCCGGAGGCGTTCCTGTTCCTGCTGGAGCGCCTGAACGTGATCGAACCGAGGGAGGCGACCCCATGA
- a CDS encoding metallophosphoesterase, with translation MIRVAAVGDIHLSPESAGVLRPAFETLGDCADLLLLAGDLTRHGTVEEARVVAREVAGLPVPVVAVLGNHDYQSDLQDEVTAVLEEVGVTVLEGRGTVVRIGGTRVGVAGTKGFGGGFAGRSGGEFGEPEMKEFVRYTRRCAEGLAASLRELREEDCAVRIALTHYSPVPETLAGEPLEIYPFLGSYLLAEAVDEAGADLVVHGHAHMGSEHGMTGGGVRVRNVAQPVLGRAFAVYRLPVHARPAPPAGVAARAEVG, from the coding sequence GTGATCCGGGTGGCCGCCGTGGGTGACATCCACCTGTCCCCCGAGAGCGCCGGCGTGCTGCGGCCGGCGTTCGAGACGCTGGGCGACTGTGCCGACCTGCTGCTGCTCGCGGGGGACCTGACCCGGCACGGCACGGTCGAGGAGGCGCGCGTGGTGGCCCGCGAGGTGGCCGGGCTCCCGGTGCCGGTGGTGGCCGTGCTGGGCAACCACGACTACCAGAGCGACCTGCAGGACGAGGTGACGGCCGTGCTGGAGGAGGTCGGCGTCACCGTCCTGGAGGGCCGGGGCACGGTGGTGCGGATCGGCGGGACGCGGGTGGGCGTGGCCGGGACGAAGGGCTTCGGCGGCGGGTTCGCCGGACGCAGCGGGGGCGAGTTCGGCGAGCCGGAGATGAAGGAGTTCGTCCGGTACACCCGGCGGTGCGCGGAGGGGCTGGCCGCCTCGCTGCGGGAGCTGCGGGAGGAGGACTGCGCCGTGCGGATCGCGCTGACGCACTACTCCCCGGTGCCCGAGACGCTGGCCGGGGAGCCGCTGGAGATCTACCCCTTCCTCGGCAGCTACCTGCTGGCCGAGGCGGTGGACGAGGCGGGCGCCGACCTGGTCGTGCACGGCCATGCGCACATGGGCAGCGAGCACGGGATGACCGGCGGCGGGGTGCGGGTGCGCAACGTGGCGCAACCGGTGCTGGGGCGGGCCTTCGCAGTGTACCGCCTGCCGGTCCACGCGCGGCCCGCGCCGCCGGCCGGGGTGGCCGCGAGGGCGGAGGTCGGCTGA
- a CDS encoding NAD(P)-binding protein: MVVCGDDALADRLAHELNDVYRERVTLVVSGRPAAVPRDPDRPTAGLGGGALALFGRVSAAMTRPAAGDGRATQGGRAGGGAGRGRTAPYGTDPYDTLGGQGPRRAVHVVEVTETDETALVEAGVERAAALALVHGDDETNIRTALLARRLNPRLRLVIRMYNRKLGQHLEQLLDQAAAVAAPGTDPEVLDASTTVLSDADTAAPALAATAVAGTSKVVHAGGLLLRAVERTPPRPGEVADPGLCTLALLSSTATDPAGSDGTDSSGDQGPRLLPDDRAVAAATGRGTVALEAVTYAGPTLPAPRLAAPCVPFASLFSRRLRWSLVGLAGAVAAIAVASWLTADAHPLRAAYLTLLDIFAINEPALEASVERQVLQLLAGLVGLLLLPILVAGLLEALGTFRTATALRRPPRALSGHVVLLGLGKVGTRVLTRLRELGIPVVCVEADPEARGVATARRLRVPVVLGDVTEEGVLETARIQRARSLLALTSLDITNLEAVLHARSVRPDLRVVLRLYDDDFATAAYRTLRAAHPEALTRSRSVSHLAAPAFAGAMMGRQILGAVPVERRVLLFAAVVVAGHPELEGRTVSEAFRPGSWRVIALDPSAPGERRADLAAVHHGPEEERAGLVWDLHPGYVLRPEDRVVLAATRRGLAQLLGRGGAATP; encoded by the coding sequence ATGGTCGTCTGCGGCGACGACGCCCTGGCCGACCGTCTGGCGCACGAGCTGAACGACGTGTACCGGGAGCGGGTGACCCTCGTCGTCTCCGGCCGCCCCGCCGCCGTCCCGCGGGACCCCGACCGCCCCACCGCCGGCCTGGGCGGCGGCGCCCTCGCCCTGTTCGGCCGCGTCTCCGCCGCGATGACCCGCCCCGCCGCCGGGGACGGGCGCGCCACGCAGGGCGGACGCGCCGGCGGCGGGGCGGGGCGCGGGCGCACCGCCCCGTACGGCACCGACCCGTACGACACGCTCGGCGGCCAGGGACCGCGGAGGGCCGTCCACGTCGTCGAGGTGACGGAGACGGACGAGACGGCGCTCGTCGAGGCCGGTGTCGAGCGCGCCGCCGCGCTCGCCCTGGTCCACGGGGACGACGAGACCAACATCCGCACCGCCCTGCTGGCCCGCCGCCTCAACCCCCGGCTGCGCCTGGTCATCCGCATGTACAACCGCAAACTCGGCCAGCACCTGGAGCAACTCCTCGACCAGGCCGCCGCCGTCGCCGCGCCCGGCACGGACCCGGAGGTCCTGGACGCCTCCACCACCGTCCTGTCCGACGCCGACACCGCCGCGCCCGCGCTCGCCGCCACCGCCGTCGCCGGCACCAGCAAGGTCGTCCACGCGGGCGGACTACTGCTGCGGGCCGTCGAACGCACCCCGCCCCGCCCCGGCGAGGTCGCCGACCCGGGCCTGTGCACCCTCGCCCTGCTGTCGTCCACCGCCACCGACCCGGCCGGCAGCGACGGCACCGACAGCAGCGGCGACCAGGGCCCCCGGCTGCTCCCCGACGACCGCGCCGTCGCCGCCGCCACCGGACGCGGCACGGTCGCCCTGGAGGCCGTCACCTACGCCGGCCCCACGCTCCCCGCACCCCGGCTGGCCGCCCCCTGCGTGCCGTTCGCGTCGCTGTTCTCGCGCAGGCTCCGCTGGTCCCTCGTCGGGCTCGCCGGAGCCGTCGCCGCCATCGCCGTGGCGTCCTGGCTCACCGCGGACGCCCACCCGCTGCGCGCCGCGTACCTCACCCTGCTGGACATCTTCGCCATCAACGAACCCGCCCTGGAGGCGTCCGTCGAGCGCCAGGTCCTCCAACTGCTCGCCGGCCTGGTCGGGCTGCTCCTGCTGCCGATCCTCGTCGCCGGCCTCCTGGAGGCCCTGGGCACCTTCCGCACGGCCACCGCCCTGCGCCGCCCGCCGCGCGCCCTGTCCGGCCACGTCGTCCTGCTCGGCCTCGGCAAGGTCGGCACCCGCGTCCTGACCCGGCTGCGGGAGCTCGGCATCCCCGTCGTCTGCGTCGAGGCCGACCCCGAAGCACGGGGCGTCGCCACCGCGCGCCGCCTGCGCGTGCCCGTCGTCCTCGGCGACGTCACGGAGGAGGGCGTCCTGGAGACCGCGCGCATCCAGCGGGCGCGCTCCCTTCTCGCCCTGACCAGCCTCGACATCACCAACCTGGAAGCCGTCCTGCACGCCCGCTCCGTCCGCCCGGACCTGCGCGTGGTGCTGCGCCTGTACGACGACGACTTCGCGACCGCCGCGTACCGGACCCTGCGCGCCGCCCACCCCGAGGCGCTCACCCGCAGCCGCAGCGTCTCCCACCTGGCCGCCCCCGCCTTCGCCGGGGCGATGATGGGGCGCCAGATCCTGGGCGCCGTCCCCGTGGAACGGCGCGTCCTGCTGTTCGCCGCGGTCGTCGTCGCCGGCCATCCGGAGCTGGAGGGGCGCACCGTCTCCGAGGCGTTCCGGCCCGGCTCCTGGCGGGTGATCGCCCTGGACCCGAGCGCGCCCGGCGAACGGCGTGCCGACCTGGCCGCCGTGCACCACGGCCCCGAGGAGGAGCGGGCCGGGCTGGTGTGGGACCTCCACCCGGGCTACGTGCTGCGCCCCGAGGACCGCGTCGTGCTCGCCGCGACCCGCCGCGGCCTGGCCCAGCTGCTCGGCCGGGGCGGAGCGGCCACCCCCTGA
- a CDS encoding uracil-DNA glycosylase: protein MVRCRACPRLVEWRERVGREGRRAYTGWEYWARPVPGFGPDDAALLVVGLAPAAHGGNRTGRMFTGDRSGDVLYAALHRLGLASRAEAASRDDGLRLAGVRVTAPVHCAPPGNRPTPGERDACRPWLVRELDLLRPTVRALVALGAFGWQAALPALAAAGWEVPRPRPRFAHGARVRLPATGGGPDLELFGCYHVSQRNTFTGLLTPDMLTDVLDAAARAAGLTTAVP, encoded by the coding sequence GTGGTCCGCTGCCGCGCCTGCCCGCGCCTGGTCGAGTGGCGCGAGCGGGTCGGCCGCGAGGGACGCCGTGCGTACACCGGGTGGGAGTACTGGGCCCGCCCCGTCCCCGGCTTCGGCCCGGACGACGCGGCGCTGCTCGTCGTCGGCCTCGCCCCCGCGGCGCACGGCGGCAACCGCACGGGCCGCATGTTCACCGGCGACCGCTCCGGCGACGTGCTGTACGCCGCGCTGCACCGCCTCGGTCTGGCCAGCAGGGCCGAGGCGGCCTCCCGCGACGACGGACTGCGCCTGGCCGGGGTGCGGGTCACCGCCCCCGTCCACTGCGCGCCGCCCGGCAACCGGCCCACCCCCGGGGAGCGCGACGCCTGCCGCCCCTGGCTGGTCCGGGAGCTGGACCTGCTGCGGCCCACCGTCCGCGCCCTGGTCGCCCTGGGGGCCTTCGGCTGGCAGGCGGCCCTCCCGGCGCTCGCCGCGGCGGGCTGGGAGGTGCCGCGCCCGAGGCCCCGGTTCGCCCACGGCGCCCGGGTGCGGCTCCCCGCGACCGGCGGCGGGCCGGACCTGGAGCTGTTCGGCTGCTACCACGTGAGCCAGCGCAACACCTTCACCGGCCTGCTGACCCCGGACATGCTGACGGACGTGCTGGACGCCGCCGCCCGCGCCGCCGGGCTCACCACGGCCGTACCGTGA
- a CDS encoding catalase, with amino-acid sequence MTDDSRKVLTNRQGHPVHDNQNQRTVGARGPATLENYQFLEKISHFDRERIPERVVHARGVTAYGYFEAYGSWGDEPISRYTRAKLFQERGKRTDLAVRFSTVIGGRDSSESARDPRGFAVKFYTEDGNWDLVGNNLGVFFIRDAIKFPDVIHSLKPDPVTFEQQPRRIFDFMSQTPESMHMLVNLFSPRGIPSDYRHMQGFGVNTYKWVNAEGDTVLVKYHWMPKQGVRSMTEEDAANMQARGLGHATKDLYEAVARGDHPEWELLVQMMSDDEHPELDFDPLDDTKTWPEQDFPPKPVGRMVLNRMPENFFAENEQISFGTGVLVDGLDFSDDKMLVGRTFSYSDTQRYRVGPNYLQLPVNHAKNADVRTNQRDGQMTYHVDGAGENPDVNYEPSVRGGLREAPDPAHDEQGPEIRGRLTRKRIPRANDYLQAGQRYRLMEQWERDDLVLNLVNALGQCDRPVQERMVWHFLMVDDELGLRVGEGIGIGPRDVAGLEPLPGQTLTDEDRKRLANLGGNPPRDVTGLTMTHCVPDERFVVSR; translated from the coding sequence ATGACGGACGACAGCCGGAAGGTGCTCACCAACCGCCAGGGCCACCCGGTCCACGACAACCAGAACCAGCGCACGGTCGGCGCCCGCGGCCCGGCGACGCTGGAGAACTACCAGTTCCTGGAGAAGATCAGCCACTTCGACCGGGAGCGCATCCCCGAGCGCGTCGTCCACGCCCGCGGCGTCACCGCGTACGGGTACTTCGAGGCGTACGGCTCCTGGGGCGACGAGCCGATCAGCCGGTACACCCGGGCGAAGCTGTTCCAGGAGCGCGGCAAGCGCACCGACCTGGCCGTGCGGTTCTCCACGGTGATCGGCGGGCGCGACTCCTCGGAGTCGGCGCGCGACCCGCGCGGCTTCGCCGTGAAGTTCTACACCGAGGACGGCAACTGGGACCTGGTCGGCAACAACCTGGGCGTGTTCTTCATCCGGGACGCGATCAAGTTCCCGGACGTGATCCACTCGCTGAAACCGGACCCGGTCACCTTCGAGCAGCAGCCCCGGCGGATCTTCGACTTCATGTCGCAGACCCCCGAGAGCATGCACATGCTCGTCAACCTGTTCAGCCCGCGCGGCATCCCCTCGGACTACCGCCACATGCAGGGCTTCGGCGTCAACACGTACAAGTGGGTCAACGCCGAGGGCGACACGGTGCTGGTCAAGTACCACTGGATGCCGAAGCAGGGCGTGCGGAGCATGACCGAGGAGGACGCCGCGAACATGCAGGCGCGGGGGCTCGGCCACGCCACGAAGGACCTGTACGAGGCGGTGGCGCGCGGCGACCACCCGGAGTGGGAGCTGCTCGTCCAGATGATGTCGGACGACGAGCACCCGGAGCTCGACTTCGACCCGCTGGACGACACCAAGACCTGGCCGGAGCAGGACTTCCCGCCGAAGCCGGTGGGGCGGATGGTGCTGAACCGGATGCCGGAGAACTTCTTCGCGGAGAACGAGCAGATCTCCTTCGGCACGGGCGTGCTCGTGGACGGCCTGGACTTCTCGGACGACAAGATGCTGGTGGGCCGGACGTTCTCCTACAGCGACACCCAGCGGTACCGGGTCGGCCCCAACTACCTGCAACTGCCGGTCAACCACGCCAAGAACGCGGACGTCCGCACCAACCAGCGCGACGGCCAGATGACGTACCACGTGGACGGTGCCGGGGAGAACCCGGACGTCAACTACGAACCGTCCGTCCGGGGCGGGCTGCGGGAGGCCCCGGACCCGGCCCACGACGAGCAGGGGCCGGAGATCCGCGGCCGCCTCACCCGCAAGCGCATCCCGCGCGCCAACGACTACCTGCAGGCCGGCCAGCGCTACCGGCTGATGGAGCAGTGGGAGCGCGACGACCTGGTGCTCAACCTCGTCAACGCGCTCGGGCAGTGCGACCGGCCCGTGCAGGAGCGGATGGTCTGGCACTTCCTGATGGTCGACGACGAGCTCGGCCTGCGGGTCGGCGAGGGGATCGGCATCGGCCCGCGGGACGTGGCGGGGCTGGAGCCGCTGCCGGGCCAGACGCTCACCGACGAGGACCGCAAACGGCTCGCCAACCTGGGCGGGAACCCGCCGCGGGACGTGACCGGGCTGACGATGACCCACTGCGTGCCCGACGAGCGGTTCGTGGTCTCGCGCTGA
- a CDS encoding aromatic acid exporter family protein gives MPDVTTAPVFKLVRRTREPVAVQTLRSTGAAVIAYVVALAMLPAQPAPLTAPLTALLVVQVTLYATLTTGVRRVNSVIAGVMVAIGFSALVGLSWWSLGLTIFAALVVGHLVRVDEFVPEVAISAMLVLGVTQVGSAAWHRILETLIGAGVGLLFNLLLAPPVWVQPAGASIEGLASGIGRMLRAMGEDVADLRHVPVAHAAARLHEARRLDHAIVEVDASLRQAEESLRLNPRVRDGLLARVVLRTGLDTLEICAVVLRVMSRTVTDLAKHRTGEPLMPADVAALLRELFGLMAHAVESFARLITTQVAANAEEAEARLTRALADGRAVRDRVADLLLEDVQEHPRQWQLHGALLSEVDRILDELDVDKRTERLIQELDLRAAERNERHPRLAALAARLRGTGGEPPRPGVET, from the coding sequence ATGCCGGATGTGACGACAGCCCCCGTGTTCAAACTGGTGCGGCGGACGAGGGAACCCGTCGCCGTGCAGACGCTGCGGTCGACAGGGGCCGCGGTCATCGCCTACGTGGTCGCCCTGGCGATGCTTCCCGCGCAACCCGCACCACTGACGGCGCCCCTGACGGCGCTGCTGGTGGTGCAGGTGACGCTCTACGCGACGCTCACCACCGGGGTCCGCCGGGTCAACTCGGTGATCGCCGGGGTGATGGTGGCGATCGGGTTCAGCGCACTGGTCGGCCTGAGCTGGTGGAGCCTCGGCCTGACGATCTTCGCGGCGCTGGTCGTGGGCCACCTGGTGCGGGTCGACGAGTTCGTCCCCGAGGTCGCGATCAGCGCGATGCTGGTGCTCGGCGTGACCCAGGTGGGCTCGGCCGCCTGGCACCGGATTCTAGAGACGCTGATCGGGGCGGGGGTCGGACTGCTGTTCAACCTGCTGCTCGCGCCGCCGGTGTGGGTGCAGCCCGCCGGGGCCTCCATCGAGGGCCTGGCCTCCGGGATAGGGCGCATGCTGCGCGCCATGGGCGAGGACGTCGCGGACCTGCGCCACGTGCCGGTGGCGCACGCGGCGGCCCGGCTGCACGAGGCACGACGGCTCGACCACGCGATCGTGGAGGTCGACGCCTCGCTGCGGCAGGCGGAGGAGAGCCTGCGGCTCAATCCACGCGTGCGGGACGGCCTGCTGGCGCGGGTCGTGCTGCGGACCGGCCTGGACACCCTGGAGATCTGCGCCGTGGTGCTGCGCGTCATGTCGCGGACGGTGACGGACCTGGCGAAGCACCGCACCGGCGAGCCGCTGATGCCTGCGGACGTGGCGGCGCTGCTGCGGGAGCTGTTCGGGCTCATGGCGCACGCCGTGGAGAGCTTCGCCCGGCTGATCACCACCCAGGTGGCGGCGAACGCCGAGGAGGCGGAGGCACGGCTCACCCGGGCCCTCGCGGACGGGCGCGCCGTCCGCGACCGGGTGGCCGATCTGCTGCTGGAGGACGTGCAGGAGCACCCCCGGCAGTGGCAGCTGCACGGGGCGCTGCTCAGCGAGGTCGACCGGATCCTGGACGAGCTGGACGTGGACAAGCGCACCGAGCGGCTGATCCAGGAACTCGACCTGCGCGCGGCGGAGCGCAACGAGCGTCACCCCCGGCTGGCGGCCCTCGCCGCCCGCCTGCGCGGGACCGGCGGCGAGCCGCCGCGGCCGGGTGTGGAGACGTGA
- a CDS encoding SDR family oxidoreductase has translation MKRGTPVAVVTGSDSGIGRAAAARLAADGMDVGVTWHTDREGALRTAEEVQSHGRRAAVARMDLTGLPDAAHVVDDLAGELGRIDVLVNNAGTGTATPFLDLPYETVRAVLDVDLVGPFLCTQLAARRMIEQGDGGRVVNVTSVHEHQPRVGAAPYCAAKGGLGLLTQVMALELAEHGITVNAVAPGEIATPMTGQEDRDVREERRPGIPLGRPGDAREVAAVIAFLAGEEASYVTGASWTVDGGMLRMGPQAGSHLQSDAWRRP, from the coding sequence ATGAAGCGAGGAACCCCCGTCGCCGTCGTCACCGGCTCCGACTCCGGCATCGGCCGCGCCGCGGCCGCCCGCCTCGCCGCGGACGGCATGGACGTGGGCGTCACCTGGCACACCGACCGCGAGGGCGCGCTGCGCACCGCCGAGGAGGTGCAGTCCCACGGCCGCCGCGCCGCCGTCGCCCGGATGGACCTGACCGGGCTGCCGGACGCCGCGCACGTCGTCGACGACCTGGCCGGCGAACTCGGCAGGATCGACGTCCTGGTCAACAACGCGGGCACCGGCACCGCCACGCCCTTCCTCGACCTGCCGTACGAGACCGTGCGCGCCGTCCTCGACGTGGACCTGGTCGGTCCTTTCCTGTGCACCCAGCTCGCCGCCCGCCGCATGATCGAGCAGGGCGACGGCGGGCGCGTCGTCAACGTCACCTCGGTGCACGAGCACCAGCCCCGGGTCGGCGCCGCCCCCTACTGCGCCGCCAAGGGCGGGCTGGGGCTGCTGACGCAGGTGATGGCGCTGGAGCTCGCCGAGCACGGGATCACCGTCAACGCGGTCGCGCCCGGCGAGATCGCCACCCCCATGACCGGGCAGGAGGACCGGGACGTCCGCGAGGAGCGCCGCCCCGGCATCCCGCTCGGCCGCCCGGGCGACGCCCGCGAGGTCGCGGCCGTCATCGCCTTCCTGGCGGGGGAGGAGGCCTCGTACGTCACCGGGGCGTCCTGGACCGTCGACGGCGGGATGCTGCGGATGGGCCCCCAGGCGGGCTCCCACCTGCAGAGCGACGCCTGGCGCCGCCCCTGA
- a CDS encoding carboxylesterase family protein: protein MRGTRKGAGRARWRVVAAVAALAAAATAASVSPAPGSGGGAAGGETVRTETGWVRGVRSGGHTVFYGIPYAAPPTGAYRWAPPRPAGRWPGVRDATGPGPLCPQVPSSYAPISSEEEDCLVLNVTTPPRGARRPAPVLVWIHGDGAVGGGAFFDGRRLAARGLAVVTVNYRLGVFGGLALPGLDGAGTFGLQDQQAALAWVRRNAAAFGGDPANVTVAGVSFGAAAIAGHLTAPGSRGLFDRAVMASGEGVMDMPAGTMGPGVPGYPWYVWRTDREMEGITAEMTAPLGCGGRDPGRTLRCLRALPVKRILGVPHIMNAFQAFGYGNPVLPDLPPDALRAGRFHRVPVLSGATRDEHRTFVGMLYDAVGRPFTEADYHRALRTAFGRDARRVLAEYPAGAFPSPALAWSTVVTDRMWARGTEAQHRLLGRRVPVYAYEFADRDTPMFLPLPGRFDFGAYHAGDLPYLFEDDKAEPLFTPAQRRLSATMTAYWAAFARSGDPNAPGLPRWRPYRPGDRPAYTQSLAPDRIGPVDYRREHRLDFWSGLP from the coding sequence ATGCGCGGTACACGGAAGGGCGCCGGCCGGGCCCGGTGGCGGGTGGTGGCGGCGGTCGCCGCGCTGGCGGCGGCGGCCACGGCGGCGTCGGTGTCGCCGGCGCCCGGCTCCGGCGGCGGTGCGGCCGGGGGCGAGACGGTGCGCACCGAGACGGGGTGGGTGCGGGGCGTCCGCTCCGGGGGCCACACGGTCTTCTACGGGATCCCCTACGCGGCACCGCCGACGGGCGCGTACCGCTGGGCCCCGCCGCGGCCGGCCGGCCGGTGGCCGGGGGTGCGGGACGCCACGGGACCGGGGCCGCTGTGCCCGCAGGTGCCGTCCTCGTACGCGCCGATCTCCAGCGAGGAGGAGGACTGCCTCGTCCTCAACGTGACCACGCCGCCCCGGGGCGCCCGCCGGCCGGCGCCCGTACTCGTGTGGATCCACGGCGACGGGGCGGTGGGCGGCGGCGCGTTCTTCGACGGGCGCCGCCTCGCCGCCCGCGGCCTGGCCGTGGTGACCGTCAACTACCGCCTGGGCGTCTTCGGCGGACTGGCGCTGCCCGGCCTGGACGGCGCGGGGACGTTCGGCCTGCAGGACCAGCAGGCGGCGCTGGCGTGGGTCCGGCGCAACGCCGCGGCCTTCGGCGGCGACCCGGCGAACGTGACGGTGGCGGGCGTCTCGTTCGGCGCCGCCGCCATCGCCGGGCACCTCACGGCGCCGGGGTCCCGGGGCCTGTTCGACCGGGCCGTGATGGCGAGCGGCGAGGGGGTGATGGACATGCCGGCCGGGACCATGGGCCCGGGCGTGCCGGGGTACCCGTGGTACGTCTGGCGCACCGACCGCGAGATGGAGGGGATCACCGCCGAGATGACCGCCCCGCTCGGCTGCGGCGGGCGGGATCCGGGCCGCACCCTGCGGTGCCTGAGGGCCCTGCCGGTGAAGCGCATCCTCGGGGTGCCGCACATCATGAACGCCTTCCAGGCCTTCGGGTACGGCAACCCCGTCCTGCCGGACCTGCCGCCCGACGCGCTGCGCGCCGGCCGGTTCCACCGGGTGCCCGTGCTGTCCGGTGCGACACGCGACGAGCACCGCACCTTCGTCGGGATGCTCTACGACGCGGTGGGCAGGCCGTTCACCGAGGCGGACTACCACCGGGCGCTGCGCACCGCGTTCGGCCGGGACGCCCGCCGCGTCCTGGCCGAGTACCCGGCGGGCGCCTTCCCCTCGCCCGCCCTCGCCTGGTCGACGGTGGTCACCGACCGCATGTGGGCGCGCGGCACCGAGGCCCAGCACCGCCTGCTCGGCCGCCGCGTCCCGGTGTACGCCTACGAGTTCGCCGACCGCGACACCCCGATGTTCCTGCCGCTGCCGGGCCGGTTCGACTTCGGCGCGTACCACGCGGGCGACCTGCCCTACCTCTTCGAGGACGACAAGGCGGAGCCGCTGTTCACCCCGGCGCAGCGGCGGCTGTCGGCGACGATGACCGCGTACTGGGCGGCGTTCGCCCGGTCCGGCGATCCCAACGCGCCGGGGCTGCCCAGGTGGCGTCCGTACCGGCCGGGCGACCGACCGGCGTACACCCAGTCGCTGGCGCCCGACCGGATCGGCCCGGTCGACTACCGCCGCGAGCACCGGCTGGACTTCTGGTCCGGCCTGCCCTGA